A window from Vigna angularis cultivar LongXiaoDou No.4 chromosome 7, ASM1680809v1, whole genome shotgun sequence encodes these proteins:
- the LOC108337277 gene encoding RING-H2 finger protein ATL54 → MAKKLRKLFPDETTTSNQTQTQDCYGLCDPVCPYNCYTNQDYFLSPPPPFVSPSTQVNHISSYLIILGTLFAVIFVVIGFYVIKLKCYAAWCGWRLNGSLPSQSDTTTEEFLHENQVDHPVWLIATVGLQQSVINSITVCKYKSNEGLVEGTECSVCLNEFQEEETLRLLPKCNHAFHIPCIDTWLRSHTNCPLCRAGILSNSVTSEAPVSNLEQENANLGRNQDTLMENSRNEGLLNSSTVAGESSEALELVDESNSKDRVHDQTQNHHVLDIEIHTEMRSVSTTESEIHHVFDDHKHDETHLQAVNRRKQEQDVDYHPKTCKTMRRCSSIEECLHLSPVSMKRSFSCNGRILTSRGCMTLNPMLHSSLLEFSIC, encoded by the coding sequence ATGGCCAAAAAACTCAGAAAACTCTTCCCAGATGAAACAACAACCTCAAACCAAACCCAAACACAAGATTGCTATGGCTTATGTGACCCTGTTTGCCCTTACAACTGTTACACTAACCAAGACTACTTCTTATCTCCACCACCACCATTTGTTTCACCTTCAACACAAGTTAACCACATATCCTCCTATTTGATCATCCTCGGTACTCTCTTCGCTGTCATTTTTGTTGTCATAGGTTTCTACGTGATCAAACTGAAGTGCTATGCTGCATGGTGTGGGTGGAGGCTCAACGGATCCCTTCCTTCTCAATCAGACACCACCACGGAGGAGTTTCTCCATGAGAACCAAGTTGACCACCCCGTGTGGCTCATTGCCACGGTGGGGTTGCAACAATCCGTCATAAACTCCATCACGGTGTGCAAGTACAAAAGCAACGAAGGGTTGGTTGAAGGAACCGAGTGTTCGGTGTGTTTGAACGAGTTCCAAGAGGAAGAGACCTTGAGACTCTTGCCAAAGTGCAACCATGCTTTTCACATCCCTTGTATCGACACTTGGTTGAGATCACACACCAATTGTCCTCTTTGTCGTGCAGGTATTCTCTCTAACAGTGTTACTTCTGAAGCACCCGTGTCCAATTTGGAGCAAGAGAATGCGAATTTGGGAAGAAATCAAGACACCCTTATGGAAAATTCAAGGAATGAAGGCTTGTTAAACAGCAGCACCGTTGCAGGGGAATCAAGTGAAGCACTAGAGTTGGTTGATGAATCAAATTCTAAGGATCGGGTGCATGACCAAACTCAGAACCATCACGTTCTGGATATTGAGATTCACACCGAAATGCGGTCTGTTTCAACCACAGAATCTGAAATCCATCATGTTTTTGATGATCATAAGCACGATGAAACACACTTGCAAGCTGTTAATCGACGGAAGCAAGAGCAAGATGTTGATTACCACCCAAAAACGTGTAAAACAATGCGTCGTTGTTCCTCTATTGAAGAGTGTTTACATTTAAGCCCGGTATCCATGAAAAGATCATTCTCCTGCAATGGAAGGATTCTAACTTCCAGAGGTTGCATGACTCTAAACCCTATGCTCCATTCATCCCTGTTAGAATTTTCAATCTGTTAG